A segment of the Sulfurovum indicum genome:
TCAATTTCGATCTCAAACCAAGCGATGACTACACTTTTCAACGGATCGATTCGGAAGAGACCGACACACACCACAATGCAAAGGTGCACTACCTCTACCTCCTCTATCCGCTAAAGTCCGGAGAGGTCAAAGTCCATTTCGATCTTGTCAAACGTGTAACCAATGACGAGAGTGTTGCATACAGTTTTTCCGGTGACAGAGACAATGTCAAAGGTTTGGTTACAGAAGATACCAAAATAGATCTGCCTCCACTTACTCTGCATGTCAAAGCTCTTCCAAAAGGGACACAGATCGTAGGAGACTTCAATCTCACCTATGACCTGAAACAAAAAGAGGCAAAAGCCTATGAACCGATCCCTTTCCAAGTCACCATTAGCGGAGAAGGGTACCCGCCTCTGCTCACGCATCTGCTGCCAAGAGATACCAACTTCACTCTCTTCAGTGAAAAACCGATCATCCATACGAGTCACTCCCAAAAAGGTACACAGAACAAGATCATCTACCCGATGGCTCTCTCCCACAACAAAAGTTTTGTACTCCCTGCCATAATGATCAGAGCATTCAATCCCCAAAAAGAGCAAAGCTATACGCTTGAGATCCCTTTACAAAAGATCAATATAGACAAAAGAGATATCAATGAACTGGTTGACAAGGTTGACACTCCTCCTCCATTAAGTACCGACTGGAGCTGGATGACAACACTTTTTGGCTATCTGCTAGCATTTGCTTCCGGATTTGCCGCAGCATGGCTTGTCAAATGGCAGAAAAAAAGAACAAAAAATACCGCCCACCCGCTTATTGAAAAGATCAACGTATGCAATAACAAAAAAATGCTTCTGCAACTGCTTTTGGCACATGATGCAGCAAAGTTCTCCAAAGTCATTGCAAAACTGGAAAAAGAACTTTACGGGGAAGGGACATACTCACTAAAATCACTCAAACAAGAGGCAAAGGAGCAACTGATATGACAACTAAGATCACCAAACTCAAAGAGGAATTACACAAAGCAGTCATTGGCCAGGAGGCAATGATAGAAGGACTGCTCATAGGACTGCTCAGTGACGGACACATTCTTGTTGAAGGAGTACCCGGACTTGCAAAAACCACGACTATCAATGCTCTTGCAAAGACATTGGGGCTGGATTTCAAGCGTATCCAGTTCACTCCGGACCTTCTGCCTTCAGATATCATAGGTACACAGATATACAATCCCAAGGACCATACTTTCAGCATCAAAAAAGGTCCTCTTTTCACCCATCTGCTTCTGGCCGACGAGATCAACCGTGCTCCCGCAAAAGTACAGTCCGCGCTACTTGAGGTGATGCAGGAAAGACAGGTAACCATCGCCGATGAGACTTTTACTCTTGAAAAACCCTTCCTTGTCATGGCAACCCAGAATCCCATCGAACAGGAGGGGGTCTATACATTGCCGGAAGCACAGCTTGACCGTTTTATGATGAAGCTTGTTGTCTCCCATAATACAGAAGAAGAGGAACTGGAGATCATGCGAAAAGGGGCGACCAAAAGTTTTGAAGCAGTACAAAAGGTGCTCAGTATCGAAGATCTCTGTGCTCTTCAGGAGGAACTGGAAAAGATCCATATTGATCCGGAACTGGAGCAGTATATCGTCCAGCTTGTCACTGCTACAAGAACTCCGGAAAAATTTGGTCTTGAAAGTATTTCACAGAACATTATGTACGGTGTCAGCCCCCGTGCCTCCATCGACCTCTACAAGGCAGCCCGTGCAAAAGCCTTTTTGCGCGGTAACAACTTTGTCACCCCTGCTGATATCGGATACATAATCCATGATGTCCTGCGCCATCGTATTGTACTCAGCTATGAAGCACGGGCCAGAGGGATTAAAACCGATGAGATCATCACAAAGATCATAGAAACAGTGCCGATACCATGAAAAGTATTCAGTGTTTAGCGTTTAGGATGCTTTGCATCTGTCATTGGTTACTAGCAATTGATGATTGGGAAGATTCTCTTTTGAATAAAAGCTTTGCAAAGCAAAGCATACCAACACTACTCGTGAAAAAAAAGGTCACTCTATGAGTTCTTCTTTCAAAGCGCTCCAGCTCAAGGCAAGACACCAGGTCTACACTCTTTTAAGCGGCCATAATCTTTCCCGACTGCATGGTGAAGGGTATGATTTTGCCGAACTGCGTGAATACCAGATGGGAGACGATATCCGAAAGATCAACTGGACCGTGACAGCAAAGCTTGGCAAACCCTATATTAAAGAGCTGCATGCCAACAGGGAACTCTCTGTCGTTGTCTCTGTACTTATGGATGGCGGGGTCTATTTTGGTGCCGGTAATGCCAAACAGAAAACCATGACAGAGGTAGCTTCACTGCTGGGCTATGCTACCCAGCACAACAACGACCTGTTCAGTGGGCTGCTCTACACCAAAGATCAGATATATATGACACCTCCTACCAAACAGCTCTTTGAGATAGAACATTTTTCAGAACAGATCCATTCCCTCGAAGTGCTTCACTCCCAACTTGACCTGCAAGCTTCAATTGATGATCTTTTCAAACGGATACACAAACCCTCCCTGCTCTTTATTCTTCACGACTTCCTTACCCCTGTTGACCTCTCTCTGCTGGCACAACGCCATGAAGTGATCGCTGTTGTCATTCGTGAAAGAGAAGAAGAGTTTCCGGGGGAAAAGGGTGAGATCATCATGCAGGACCCCAGAAGCGGAACAAAGTTCAATACCTACTTTGGCAAACGGAGTGTTACCCGCTACCTTGCCAGACGGGAAGCAAATGATGAGAAGATACTCGAACACTTTTCACAGTATGATATACGTTATATAAAGATATTTACGGATGAGGAGTCTGTAGAAAAGCTTATCTCTCTGTTCCGGTAGCGTCTTACAGACCGAGCCCTTTCAGCAGGGATCCTGCTCCCTCTCCCCACTTCTTTTCCAACTTCTCTCTAAGCTTGTTGCCAAATTTCTCTTTAAGTATGGCACCTGTATCAAGAACGATCTTCGGATGATCGGTCGTCCCTGTGATCTTTCCATAAACCGTATACCCTTCATACACGAACTTCAGTCGCCCACTTTGCATTTTGGTTCTTTTATTGACCCTGCCTTTTGTAATCTCTATGGCACTTCGTGTGCCTTTTGCATATAAAGTATAAGCGATGTCATCACCCTTTATATTGGCATGCAGTGTGGTTGACAGGAAGATGATCCGTGCCGGATCTTTTCCCAGTACCCCCTTTAGTACCTCAGTCAATGCACTCGGCTTGATCTGAAAAGATGTGATATTGAGATCGGCAACACCGATTTGTGATCTCATATTATACACTGCCTTACCCGAAGCCTTTCCCAGAAAACTTTGCGGATACCCCATAAACTTTAAGATATTTGGCAAAGGAACGGCTTCTATATTTGTCTTAAGTTGATCTCCAGTCAGTGTATAGTTCACACTTCCACCCAAAGATCCCGTATTTCCGGTTACTTTCAACTGCTTTGTCCTACTGAGCTTGCCATCGAGTGTTAACGGTCCGTAAAATTTGAAACCTGTCAGAGTATAAAGCCTTGCAAGATCCGGAATATCCAGATGGTATTGTGCAGAGAAGTTTCTCTGTTCCGTATCTGCTACGATCTTTTTGAGATGAATATCACCCAGTTCCGGCATCTTCACTGCAGTATCTCCATAAACCACATGCTCTTTCATCACCCCTTTAGCTGCCAAGGAAAGCTTCATCTTCACCGGCTTACCCGTAAGCTTCTGCATGGCCTCAGGCTGAAGGGTCAACGTTTTCCCTTTGAAATAGAATGTGCCGTCGAGATGCTTAAGATCGGTGATGTTCACTTTTGCATCCATGGTTCCTTTCACATAGACAGGCAGGCCCATAAGTACCAATACTTTATCTGTATAGAACTGCAGAGCATCCAGTTCAGCTTTCACTCCATCATAGGCAAATGCCACCTTCTTGCCAAGACCTTTTGCTTCACCCCTCACGGAGATCGTTTTATCATACTCAACATTTCCGCTTAGAGTGACCGCTTTTCCTTTTTGTGCACCGGTTCCGGTCACTGGCAGCGCTGCATCATGAACCTTGACATCATACTTCGAGACCAGTCTCTGTCTACCGATATCGTACTTCATCGATCGAAGCATGATATCAGCTGCAGTTGAACGTACTTTTGTATCTGCCTGAACTATCTTGTTTTCGATCTTCCCTTCCGAATGCAGTATCAGGCTGTTATGTTCACGGATCTTATACTTGAATACTTTTTCGATCACTTTGGCATTGAGCTTTCCTTCCTCTATATCGATCACATAACTACCCGACTGCACTCTTTTGTCATCGATCCTGATTTTTCCATGAAGTACTCCGTCCATCCATACAGGCTGCTTTACAAAACGCAAGACCTTTGCCACAGAAAGTGATGCCATATCGATCTCGGTATGCTCTCCTGTATTGAACATAAGCATACCGCCCAAAGAGTGGCTTTCCCCTGTAATCTGTACTCTTTTCTCTTTTACTTCTACTTTCCCCACTGCACTGAATGGGCCAGAAAGTCTGTTATCGGTCAAAATACGCATCTCTTTGACATCCATCTCATACAGGGCTCTGAGTGTTCCCTCTTCCGTATAGAATACCCCGTCATGCACCTTCATTCTGAACAGATTGCTTTTCCCGTCCGCCGAAAAAACGATTCTCCTGCCGTTGAGTGCTGCATCTGCCCGGAGAGAGAAGTAGCTCTCTTTGGGCAAAGAGTAATGATAGTACTTTTCTACCAGTTTATAGTCAAACAGCGCCTTATTTACACTGAGTCTGGCATACCCTTTGGCTCCCTGTTTGCCGATACTGGGCATATTGATCTCCAGGTCAGCCTTTCCTTTTGCCAAAGGCGGCTGCTTGGTGAGTTCCAGCACTTCTGCCAAAGAGAGACCCTGCATGGATGCTTCGACCTGTCGGACTTCTCCATTGATTAAACGCAGCCTGTAGGCGATCGGCGCATTCAGTGCCGTTCCTTTACCGCTGAGACGGATATCCTCTGCAACCCCTTTGAATCTCCCCTTGATATCTGCCTGCCGGAGCTTCATACCTCCATATGCAAAATGATCTGCCACGATATGATATGCACCATCAAAAGAACGTGTCCACAGATCATATCGTGAAACGATATCTGTATGCACTTCTCCATTAATCAGCAAATTCAGCTTCAGGCTGCCCGCACGCAACCGGTACGCTTTGATTTCCACCGGCATACCTGTCTTTTTTTCAAGCTGCTCCTTCAGATAGGGCTTCATTGTTGCATTTCCAAAATCACTGAACACAAAGAGAAAAAGTGCGGTAAGCACTAAGAGAGAAAAAAGCAGCAGTGACAAAAGTGTGATCATAATTTTATACATGATTTTATTATACATCGATTATCAAGAAAGTAAACCAGGATATTCACTTTTTAAAGTTCCCGGCAAGGTTCTGCACCCTAGATAAACAGTAAAAAGACAAACACTATAAAAAGAAT
Coding sequences within it:
- a CDS encoding AAA family ATPase, with translation MTTKITKLKEELHKAVIGQEAMIEGLLIGLLSDGHILVEGVPGLAKTTTINALAKTLGLDFKRIQFTPDLLPSDIIGTQIYNPKDHTFSIKKGPLFTHLLLADEINRAPAKVQSALLEVMQERQVTIADETFTLEKPFLVMATQNPIEQEGVYTLPEAQLDRFMMKLVVSHNTEEEELEIMRKGATKSFEAVQKVLSIEDLCALQEELEKIHIDPELEQYIVQLVTATRTPEKFGLESISQNIMYGVSPRASIDLYKAARAKAFLRGNNFVTPADIGYIIHDVLRHRIVLSYEARARGIKTDEIITKIIETVPIP
- a CDS encoding AsmA family protein, which produces MYKIMITLLSLLLFSLLVLTALFLFVFSDFGNATMKPYLKEQLEKKTGMPVEIKAYRLRAGSLKLNLLINGEVHTDIVSRYDLWTRSFDGAYHIVADHFAYGGMKLRQADIKGRFKGVAEDIRLSGKGTALNAPIAYRLRLINGEVRQVEASMQGLSLAEVLELTKQPPLAKGKADLEINMPSIGKQGAKGYARLSVNKALFDYKLVEKYYHYSLPKESYFSLRADAALNGRRIVFSADGKSNLFRMKVHDGVFYTEEGTLRALYEMDVKEMRILTDNRLSGPFSAVGKVEVKEKRVQITGESHSLGGMLMFNTGEHTEIDMASLSVAKVLRFVKQPVWMDGVLHGKIRIDDKRVQSGSYVIDIEEGKLNAKVIEKVFKYKIREHNSLILHSEGKIENKIVQADTKVRSTAADIMLRSMKYDIGRQRLVSKYDVKVHDAALPVTGTGAQKGKAVTLSGNVEYDKTISVRGEAKGLGKKVAFAYDGVKAELDALQFYTDKVLVLMGLPVYVKGTMDAKVNITDLKHLDGTFYFKGKTLTLQPEAMQKLTGKPVKMKLSLAAKGVMKEHVVYGDTAVKMPELGDIHLKKIVADTEQRNFSAQYHLDIPDLARLYTLTGFKFYGPLTLDGKLSRTKQLKVTGNTGSLGGSVNYTLTGDQLKTNIEAVPLPNILKFMGYPQSFLGKASGKAVYNMRSQIGVADLNITSFQIKPSALTEVLKGVLGKDPARIIFLSTTLHANIKGDDIAYTLYAKGTRSAIEITKGRVNKRTKMQSGRLKFVYEGYTVYGKITGTTDHPKIVLDTGAILKEKFGNKLREKLEKKWGEGAGSLLKGLGL
- a CDS encoding DUF58 domain-containing protein — its product is MSSSFKALQLKARHQVYTLLSGHNLSRLHGEGYDFAELREYQMGDDIRKINWTVTAKLGKPYIKELHANRELSVVVSVLMDGGVYFGAGNAKQKTMTEVASLLGYATQHNNDLFSGLLYTKDQIYMTPPTKQLFEIEHFSEQIHSLEVLHSQLDLQASIDDLFKRIHKPSLLFILHDFLTPVDLSLLAQRHEVIAVVIREREEEFPGEKGEIIMQDPRSGTKFNTYFGKRSVTRYLARREANDEKILEHFSQYDIRYIKIFTDEESVEKLISLFR
- a CDS encoding BatD family protein, whose amino-acid sequence is MKHIPGKFLLLLTLWLVTLQAEDFSFNYHIRKHNPYVKEPLLLSIDLNQTNHDIVLLFNFDLKPSDDYTFQRIDSEETDTHHNAKVHYLYLLYPLKSGEVKVHFDLVKRVTNDESVAYSFSGDRDNVKGLVTEDTKIDLPPLTLHVKALPKGTQIVGDFNLTYDLKQKEAKAYEPIPFQVTISGEGYPPLLTHLLPRDTNFTLFSEKPIIHTSHSQKGTQNKIIYPMALSHNKSFVLPAIMIRAFNPQKEQSYTLEIPLQKINIDKRDINELVDKVDTPPPLSTDWSWMTTLFGYLLAFASGFAAAWLVKWQKKRTKNTAHPLIEKINVCNNKKMLLQLLLAHDAAKFSKVIAKLEKELYGEGTYSLKSLKQEAKEQLI